A single region of the Sulfitobacter geojensis genome encodes:
- a CDS encoding 2-hydroxyacid dehydrogenase, whose amino-acid sequence MPDLLQIGGITDTMRERLSAAFTIHQLDHFDPEKITHIVTNGHSGVAPDLMASLPNLKAVSGYGVGYDAIDANEAARRGIIVTHTPNVLNQEVATTAVMLMLACYREVLRDDAYVRSGKWETKGGAPLTRSADNQTVGILGLGRIGQAIADKLAPWNAKIIYHTRTPKDVPYTYYDNLTDMARDADVLICITPGGPSTNKIVSAEVLAALGPQGTLINVSRGSVVDEKEMIKALQDGTLGWAGLDVFEGEPHVPQALRDLHNTVLLPHVGSATVETRAAMGALTVDNLLQHLKDGTVISAVPECAHL is encoded by the coding sequence ATGCCTGATCTTTTGCAAATCGGTGGCATCACCGACACGATGCGCGAACGGCTTTCAGCGGCTTTTACGATCCACCAACTGGATCACTTTGATCCCGAAAAGATCACCCATATTGTGACAAACGGCCATTCCGGTGTGGCCCCTGATCTGATGGCTTCCCTGCCGAACCTCAAAGCGGTCAGCGGCTACGGTGTAGGTTATGATGCGATTGACGCAAACGAGGCCGCGCGGCGCGGGATCATCGTGACCCATACGCCAAACGTACTGAACCAAGAGGTCGCAACCACTGCGGTAATGCTGATGCTCGCCTGTTACCGCGAAGTGTTGCGCGATGATGCCTATGTGCGGTCGGGTAAATGGGAAACCAAGGGCGGCGCGCCGCTAACCCGTTCAGCAGATAACCAGACCGTAGGTATTTTGGGACTGGGCCGGATCGGACAGGCGATCGCGGACAAACTGGCCCCGTGGAACGCCAAGATCATCTATCACACGCGCACCCCAAAAGACGTGCCTTACACGTATTACGATAATCTGACCGATATGGCACGGGATGCGGATGTTTTGATCTGCATCACGCCGGGCGGGCCGTCGACGAACAAGATCGTGAGTGCCGAAGTTCTGGCCGCCCTCGGGCCGCAGGGCACGCTGATCAATGTCAGCCGTGGCTCTGTTGTTGACGAAAAAGAGATGATCAAAGCCTTGCAAGACGGCACTCTTGGATGGGCAGGTCTTGACGTGTTCGAAGGTGAACCGCATGTGCCCCAAGCCCTGCGCGACCTGCACAACACCGTGCTTTTGCCGCATGTCGGCAGCGCGACCGTTGAAACACGCGCCGCAATGGGGGCCCTGACCGTCGATAACCTGTTGCAACATCTCAAGGATGGTACCGTCATCAGTGCCGTGCCCGAATGTGCGCATCTGTAA